One region of Bradyrhizobium betae genomic DNA includes:
- a CDS encoding HAD family hydrolase translates to MSTQAAFSNFKVLTFDVVGTLIDFEAGVLSAVRRISGKTPAELSDEQIFEPYKRGRDAHYERSSEAMFHVYRHLAKELGLPSDDASCDTFQLSVLRWGPFADSAEALKRLRTKFRLVAMTNADRVALSAYAHALGNPFDDTVCADDTGVAKPNPEFFAYNKGRQSAFGYKQSDILHVAQSQYHDIGIARKLGYKVCWIERRQGVAGFGGTPAVEALTKPDFHFPTLKALADAAVGPAA, encoded by the coding sequence ATGTCGACCCAAGCCGCGTTCAGCAATTTCAAGGTTCTCACCTTCGACGTCGTCGGCACCTTGATCGATTTCGAGGCCGGCGTGCTCTCCGCGGTGCGCAGGATCTCGGGCAAGACGCCGGCCGAGCTCAGCGACGAGCAGATCTTCGAGCCCTACAAGCGCGGCCGTGACGCGCACTACGAGCGCTCCAGCGAGGCGATGTTCCACGTCTATCGCCATCTCGCCAAGGAGCTCGGATTGCCGTCCGACGACGCGTCCTGCGACACCTTCCAGCTCTCGGTGCTGCGCTGGGGTCCGTTCGCCGATTCGGCCGAGGCGCTGAAGCGGCTGCGCACGAAGTTCCGCCTGGTGGCGATGACCAATGCCGATCGCGTTGCGCTGTCGGCTTACGCGCACGCGCTCGGCAATCCCTTCGACGACACCGTCTGCGCCGACGACACCGGCGTTGCAAAACCAAATCCGGAGTTCTTCGCCTACAACAAGGGCCGCCAGTCCGCGTTCGGCTACAAGCAGTCCGATATCCTGCACGTCGCGCAGAGCCAGTACCACGACATCGGAATCGCGCGAAAGCTCGGCTACAAGGTGTGCTGGATCGAGCGGCGCCAGGGTGTCGCCGGCTTCGGCGGCACGCCCGCCGTTGAGGCGCTGACCAAGCCGGACTTCCACTTCCCGACGCTGAAGGCGCTCGCGGACGCCGCCGTCGGCCCGGCGGCGTAA